From Flavobacteriales bacterium:
AGCGCTCCGTCACCTTCGTGATAAGCAATTCAGAATTGTAATGACCTCCCGCAAAAGTGGTCAAGCTTTCTATTGTGATCCCACTCAATGCCAATGGGAGGAGGCGGTAATTGCATCTTGTTCGCTTCCTTTTATCACCAAGGGTGAACAATTTATTTTAGGCGAGGCGTACATGGATGGAGCCTGGAGTGATCCCTTGCCGGTGGAATTTGCATACGGACAAGGCGCTCGAAAAATTACGGTGGTGCGGACCACTCCTCAACATGAAAAAGGCACAAAAACCTGGTTCGATCGGGTGGGTGAGTTGTATTACCGCAATCACCTTCCTTTAAAATCGACATTTTCCGATAATCATATTTACTTTAATAAAGCCATAGAATTCCTCAATCACCCTCCGGCTGACCTGGAAGTGAACCAAATTGCGCCTGCTACTCCATTGAAGGCCGGTTTATATACCACTTCCAAAGCGCTTCTTCATGAAGATTATCATCAGGGATTGGAGGCGGGACGCCGTTTTGTGAATCAGGAGCTTAGTTTGACTGTATAATTTTTTTTATTTCTTTTTGTGTAACCAAATGGTTTCCTATATTTGTAACCAAATCGTTACATATGGAGACCCGCAGAGATGTTTTTCAAGCTATAGCAGATCCTACCCGAAGGGCTATTTTGGGTTTGCTGGCTACGCAGAGCCTTACCTTAAATGCCCTGGCCGAAAATTTTGAGGTGAGTCGTCCCGCCATTTCCAAGCATGTCAAAATTTTAAGCGAGTGTGGTTTAATCGAGATCGACCCCAATGGCAGGGAGCGTTATTGCAGAGCGCGAATGGATAAATTAAGCGAGGTATCAGATTGGGTAAATCAATACAGCAAATTCTGGGAATCGCAATTGGATGCCCTGGATCTTTATTTACAGCAATTACAGAACAGAGAACATAAAACAGAACCCAAAAACAAAAATCATGGAAAAACCATTTAAGATTGTCCGCACTTTAAAAGCTCCGCGTGAGCTGGTGTTTGAGGCTTTTACTCAGGAACAGCACCTGAAACATTGGTGGGGACCAACCGGTATGCAGTTGGAAGTAATTAAACTGGATGTTCGCGAAGGCGGAAGTTTTCATTATAAAATGATTGGTGAAAACGGTATGTTTGGATTTGGTATTTTTCATTACCGGAAAATTAATGCACCAAACAGCATTGAATTCACCAGTTCATTTGCCGATGAAACAGGAGAGATTATTCGTCCACCATTTCCCGGAAATTTTCCGCTTCGTGTTTTGAATGTGTGGGAATTTTCGGAAGAGAATGGAGAGACCACCATTACTTTACAAGGCTGGCCTTTATCTGATGATCCGAAAGAAATCGATTTCTTTGCGGGTATGCACGAAAGTATGAATGGAGGTTTCTCCGGGACATTTGCAAATCTGGAAGCATACCTCACGAAAATTATGCAATCGTAATTGGTATAGAAATTTTTATAATAAAAAAGGGCAGGATGATTTTCCTGCCCTTTTTATTTAAGCTTGTTTTACCAGCTGAATTTCGCCGTGTATTTTAATATCATCACCCAGCAAAAATCCTCCTGCTTCTAATGGAGCATTCCAGTTTAATTCCCAATCCTTACGGTTGATTTTTCCATCCACCGTAAATCCTGCTTTCTGATTGCCCCATGGATCTTTTGCAATACCGTTGAATTCGGCATTCAGTGTTACTTCTTTGGTGATTCCTTTAATTGTCAGATCACCAGCTAAAGTCATATCCGAACCATTGGCTTCTACTTTTTTTGCAACAAATTTCAATTCAGGAAATTTATCCGCTTCAAAAAAATCACCACTGTGCAAATGTGCATCGCGTTGATCGTTGTTGGTAAAAATGGATTTGATTTCGGCTGTGACTTCAACTTTAGCTCCCGAAAAATTTTCTCCTTCGGTTTCTGCTGTTACCTGAAACGATTTGAATGAACCGTTTACATTCGAAATCATTAAGTGACGGATTTTAAATCCTAATTCGCTGTGGGTTGGGTCGAGCGCCCATTTAATTGTTGACATATTTTTTAAGTTTTAGTACAATTGTTGTATATACAAATGTATGGATTCTTTTTTATTTTCAAACTGCTAAACCGATAATTTTTGTCATTTTTTCAGTAGTGTTTGTAAATCAGCCGATTTTGAATGAACTTAGACCAAAATTTAGAACACCATGAATCCAGACATGATTGCACCTTTTGCTATAGTGGGAGTGATTGTCCTCCTGCTTTTAATTTCAACTTTTTCCACAATCCAGCAAGGAACAGTGGGAGTAATTACCGTTTTTGGTAAATACCGTCGCATTATGTTGCCCGGTTTAAATATGAAAATTCCTTTTATTGAGAAAGTTTTTCGTCGCGTTAGTATCCAGAACCGTTCCGTTGAACTGGGTTTCCAGGCGGTAACGGTGGACCAGGCCAATGTGAATTTTACGGCGATGTTGTTGTTTTCGGTGTTGGACCAACAAGAAGAAACGATAAAAAACGTGGCCTTTAAATTCGTTGACGAGCGAAATTTTATGCAGGCTTTGGTTCGTACGGTAGAAGGTTCTATCCGCGCTTATGTGGCCAGTAAAAAACAAGCAGAAATTTTATTGCTGCGTCGCGAAATTGTAGAAGAAGTGAAAGGTCATCTCGATAAAACACTTGAAGATTGGGGGTACCATTTGCTCGATCTTCAGATGAATGACATCACGTTTGATGATGAAGTAATGCGCTCCATGGCGAAAGTAGTAGCCTCTTCCAATATGCGTGCTGCTGCAGAGAATGAAGGTCAAGCTTTATTGATCACCAAAACCAAAGGTGCCGAAGCGGAAGGTAATGCAATTAAAATTGCTGCAGAGGCCGAAAAAGAAGCGGCTATTTTGCGCGGTCAAGCCGTTGCCCGTTTCCGTGAAGAGGTGGCTAAAGGTCTTTCCGGTGCTGCGAAAGAAATGCAACAGGCGAATCTCGATTCCAGCTTTATTCTCTTCACCATGTGGACAGAAGCCGTTAAGAATTTTGCGCAAGAAGGAAAAGGAAACCTCATTATTCTGGATGGCTCAGTAGATGGCATGAAGAAAACCCTGAAAGAGTTATCTGCCGCCTCTAAAATGGGACTGTTCGAAAACCCTGAAAAACAGGACTAATCCTCGTTTTAAACGATAATTTTCAGAAAAGGCGTATTTCCATCCGGATTTGCGCCTTTTTCTTTTGAGCAAAGCCTTATTTCCCTTACATTTGCAGCCCAAATCACAGGGATATGTCAACCGGTATAAAATTCTTCGCGGGCCGTGCAACGCAGGATCTTGGAAAAAAGATCGCTGAAAGTTATGGCGCCAATCTTGGTCAGGTAGCTGTTTCCACCTTCAGTGATGGTGAGTTTCAGCCTTCCTTTGAAGAAACCGTGCGCGGTAAAGATGTTTTCATTGTACAAAGCACCATTCCACCGAGTGATAATTT
This genomic window contains:
- a CDS encoding patatin family protein, with product MNHALVIQGGGFRTAYSSGVLDAFMELDYFPFNQIVAVSGGAIAASYYISRQPRNCFNSICFLAEKGRFVNISGVFRSRPLMDVDIFHAISSTHFPFDKTAALRHLRDKQFRIVMTSRKSGQAFYCDPTQCQWEEAVIASCSLPFITKGEQFILGEAYMDGAWSDPLPVEFAYGQGARKITVVRTTPQHEKGTKTWFDRVGELYYRNHLPLKSTFSDNHIYFNKAIEFLNHPPADLEVNQIAPATPLKAGLYTTSKALLHEDYHQGLEAGRRFVNQELSLTV
- a CDS encoding metalloregulator ArsR/SmtB family transcription factor; protein product: METRRDVFQAIADPTRRAILGLLATQSLTLNALAENFEVSRPAISKHVKILSECGLIEIDPNGRERYCRARMDKLSEVSDWVNQYSKFWESQLDALDLYLQQLQNREHKTEPKNKNHGKTI
- a CDS encoding SRPBCC domain-containing protein, yielding MEKPFKIVRTLKAPRELVFEAFTQEQHLKHWWGPTGMQLEVIKLDVREGGSFHYKMIGENGMFGFGIFHYRKINAPNSIEFTSSFADETGEIIRPPFPGNFPLRVLNVWEFSEENGETTITLQGWPLSDDPKEIDFFAGMHESMNGGFSGTFANLEAYLTKIMQS
- a CDS encoding YceI family protein — translated: MSTIKWALDPTHSELGFKIRHLMISNVNGSFKSFQVTAETEGENFSGAKVEVTAEIKSIFTNNDQRDAHLHSGDFFEADKFPELKFVAKKVEANGSDMTLAGDLTIKGITKEVTLNAEFNGIAKDPWGNQKAGFTVDGKINRKDWELNWNAPLEAGGFLLGDDIKIHGEIQLVKQA
- a CDS encoding SPFH domain-containing protein translates to MIAPFAIVGVIVLLLLISTFSTIQQGTVGVITVFGKYRRIMLPGLNMKIPFIEKVFRRVSIQNRSVELGFQAVTVDQANVNFTAMLLFSVLDQQEETIKNVAFKFVDERNFMQALVRTVEGSIRAYVASKKQAEILLLRREIVEEVKGHLDKTLEDWGYHLLDLQMNDITFDDEVMRSMAKVVASSNMRAAAENEGQALLITKTKGAEAEGNAIKIAAEAEKEAAILRGQAVARFREEVAKGLSGAAKEMQQANLDSSFILFTMWTEAVKNFAQEGKGNLIILDGSVDGMKKTLKELSAASKMGLFENPEKQD